A region of the Planctomycetaceae bacterium genome:
GATGCCGAACCGGAGGTGCCACGTGAGTGCAGGCGAAGACGTGATGACGGACGAATCCGAGATTGCCACGAGCGAAGCGGAAAGCGAAAAAGAAAAGCACCGCATGGATCTGACGGTGGACGTGCAAAGCGTCGGTCCCTGCAAGAAACACGTCGTTGTGACGATCCCGGAAGCGGATATCGCCGCTGTGCGGGATGAGGCACTGGCCGAACTTGGGGAGTCCGCCAGTGTGCCCGGTTTTCGAGTCGGACGCGCGCCAAGGTCACTGCTGGAAAAGCGGTTCAAGGAGGAAATTGTGGCTCAGGTCAAGCAGAAGGTTCTGCTGCAAAGCCTGGAACAACTTTCCGACGACAACAGCATCGATCCGATCAACCAGCCGGATATCAATGTCGAAAGCCTGGATATCCCGGAATCCGGCGACTTTCGCTACGAATTTGACGTTGAAGTTCGTCCGGAATTTGAAATACCGGATTACAAAAGCTTCACGATCTCACGTCCCGTCGGAGGCGTTTCCGACGAGGAGTTCGATGCGTTCCGGCAGGAGTTTCTGTCGTCCTACGCCGAACGAAACACCGTGCAGCGACCCGCAGAACCCGGCGACTTTGTCGTATGCAACGTCCGGTTCACTCACAACGGAAAATCGCTTCGGGAGTCCGAAGGTCTGTCGCTGCAGTTGCACCCGGTGCTCCGGTTTCACGATGCGGTGCTGGAAGGATTCGACAAGTTGATGGAAGGTGCCGGCACCGGCGATAATCGGTCTGCCGAAGTGACGATTTCGCTGCAGTCCCCGGTCGTGGAAATGCGCGGGGAGAAGGTTGCCGTGGAATTCTCCGTACTGAACGTGCAGGAACAGGTCCTGCCGCGAATGGAACGGGAATTCCTGGACCGCGTGAACTGCGATTCGGAAGAAGATCTGAACGAACACCTGCGATCCTCTCTGGAACGGCAGATCGAATTCCGACAGCGCCAGGCAACGCGGGAGCAGGTTCTTGAAAAGATTCTGGACTCCGCCACGTGGGATCTGCCGGAATCACTCGTGAAGCAGCAGACGGAGAATGCTCTTCGCCGCGAAATTCTGGAAATGGCCCAGGCCGGATTCACCCGCGAACAAATCGCCGCTCGCGAAAACCAGATTCGTCAAAACGCGATTGACAATACGCGGCAGGCTCTGAAAGAACACTTTGTGCTCGACCGCATC
Encoded here:
- the tig gene encoding trigger factor, with product MSAGEDVMTDESEIATSEAESEKEKHRMDLTVDVQSVGPCKKHVVVTIPEADIAAVRDEALAELGESASVPGFRVGRAPRSLLEKRFKEEIVAQVKQKVLLQSLEQLSDDNSIDPINQPDINVESLDIPESGDFRYEFDVEVRPEFEIPDYKSFTISRPVGGVSDEEFDAFRQEFLSSYAERNTVQRPAEPGDFVVCNVRFTHNGKSLRESEGLSLQLHPVLRFHDAVLEGFDKLMEGAGTGDNRSAEVTISLQSPVVEMRGEKVAVEFSVLNVQEQVLPRMEREFLDRVNCDSEEDLNEHLRSSLERQIEFRQRQATREQVLEKILDSATWDLPESLVKQQTENALRREILEMAQAGFTREQIAARENQIRQNAIDNTRQALKEHFVLDRIATKEEIECEQEDIDRELAMMAFQSGDTVRRIRAKMVKSGMIENLEAQLRERKAVDFILQHTSFKDVKREPYLENDVASVAFAICGNMTATLVDDRASEADEED